The Nicotiana sylvestris chromosome 6, ASM39365v2, whole genome shotgun sequence genomic sequence ATATCATGTCTTTTATTGTTCTTTTAGTATGCACATACTCCATCCTTAAAAAATTTGTTTGGGAACTCTTGAGAGTGGTTTCTTCTATATTATCATGGCAAAAAAAAGATTATTTCCTTCCAAGAAAACATTTGAAATTAGACTAAGCTCCCAATCTTAATGGTAAACGTGCACAAAATAGTTATTTGTAACATACAATGAGTAATACCTTGAGGATCAGTCCTgaatttcctttcttcttttaatctCATGTTTGTTCTCTCGCATAAAAACATGGAACTGAAAAGTGGATACGTCCCGTGATTTTGAGATTCCAGTTCCACAATATTGGTGCTATAATTTTCCATTCTTGGTTAAGCTGTTCTGTTGGGAAATTATCCAGTTTTCAAGCGTATGTTTGAGGTAGAATACATAGTTTTGAGTAGTTTTGAAAGACGCTGACATAGAGCAATGACAACAATACCTCAGCGGCAAGATAGACAGGGGCACCAGCGCCAACACGTTCGGCATATTTACCGGCTTTAAGAAAACGGGCAATTCTGCCAACAGGGAATTGGAGGCCAGCCTTCTGAGATCTTGATGACTTTGGTTTGCCTCTGCCTCCTTTGGTTGACCCTACCGAactcatttgttttctttttactATTAATGGAAATGAGAATTTCTTAGAATGAGAAACTGGATCACCACCATGACTCCCTTATATACGAATCGTGAAATATGGGGTTTTCAATTGTCATAAAATTTTGCTTGTTTTCATTGGTTGATAAAGGATTACATAGACCCCAGACTGTTGACTAGTGCTTAATTTTGTTATCCGTTAATAATTAGCAacaaaaactggacaaaattggGCATTTGAAATCTAATCACCtatattttattatgacaaaatctTCCATCATTGAAAATATTAGTAACTAATACTGAACATCAACACATCTCTAAAACTGTTTAAATGGTGGCACAATTTACTTGGTATTTGCTAATAGATCAAATGCAAAATTGAAAtatgaagctgaagaaagaaaaaaaaaaacttaatgaAACAAACTTCTCATTCACATAGATGGCTATAACCACATAAAAGAGCAAGTTCAGATCAACATATTTCTACTAATTCACAAAAACATATTAAACCTGACTACCCAACAAACTAATTTAACCCCATAATCTAAAATTCCTGTGACTGGGTTCCAACTTCTGGTTTCCCCTTGCCATTCTTATTAGGCAGCAAATTTGGATGAATTTTGGGCAAAACTCCACCATTAGCAATTGTCACCTTCCCCAACAACTTACTGAGTTCCTCGTCATTCCTCACAGCAAGCTGTATATGCCTCGGAATTATCCTAGTCTTCTTATTATCTCTAGCAGCATTTCCAGCAAGCTCTAATACCTGTAAAATTCCAAATCAAATACATAATCAGCCAAAtgcacaaaacaaaaaaatatttaatcATTATGCAAAATGGGTAAGAATTGGCACCTCAGCAGCAAGATATTCAAGAACAGCAGAGAGGTAAATTGGTGAACCAGAGCCAAGACGCTGAGCATAACGACCTTTTTTCAGATAACGAGCAATACGACCAACTGGGAATTGAAGACCTGCTTTTTGAGATCTAGAAACAGACTTTTTTGAACCTTTGGCTTTTCCTCTACCGCCTACAGATTTTGTTTCTCCTGTAGAACTCATGTTTGCGTTTTGAAATTTTTGATTGAAATAATCAAAGACTGATTTCCCGCTTATGCTAAATTGATATTGGTCTTTGGGGTTTATATAGAGAGGGGGTAAGTAGTGTTGATTGGTTCACTTTGGTTTCACGCGGATAGCAAACGTGGCAATCTTTAGATTGCTCTGTGGCCACGTGTTGAAAAGTAATTGGCTATTTGGTTTCACCGGGATCGCTAACTCGTTTTTTGGCTCCATTTTGTTTTACcgctttattttttttctcttgtttGCTTTTCCATTGATTGCCGCCGAATTATAATTTCACATTACTTCAAAATTCAAGTTTGCTATCTTTTGTTACAATATAAGTACTCCAATTTTATAATTTTCTAGTTTTAACGTACGTGTCATCCCGTGTAGATCATTAAAGTAATACGTTAAAATAGTGAATTTCATCATGCGAAATTTCATATGCGCTTAAATTTGATAATTGAAGacacatttaaaaaaaatacgaTGTGATTGATCAAAATTTGTATTATAGTGTAATTGTTGGCAGACTCCATTACGATTTACGATAATATTACCATCAAATGTAAATTGGTATTGAGAGATATACTTTTCCTGGCTTTATGAAACCCTCGGTAGCGTGAACAATACTAAAATTAAGATTTGAACAATTTTATAGGAAAAAATCTGTcaaatttcttcttcttcttttttggtaaTAATGTGAAATTACCATTAACATCAACAAACAATTACACTTATAGAGCACCTAATTTTCTGAACTCAGAATATTAGGCCTCCAACAAACAGAAAAAATCTAATTACAAGTAATCTATCTAATAAAATTCCTATATTCCTGTGCTTTCTTTGACTGTTGAAGTAAATCTATCATTTCTATCACTTCTCTCTTGATTTGTATAACTGCCTCTTCAGTATTTATATTCCTTCCTTGaaatttttttgtatttcttgCTATCCATGTATAGTATACCATCGCTAAGTGCACTGTAGCAATCACTTCTTTTTTGAATTGTTTCCAATGTTTCCTTTTGATATGCTCCAACATTTGCTTCACCCCTGTATACTCTACTTCATGCTCTGTCCATATGTTCAACTTCTGCCTTACTGCTGTTATTGTTACACTTCCTTTAGTTCCTCATTGATTTTTGCTATGTAATTCCGCTGCTTTCTTCGCCATTAGTGCTCTCTGAGACGGGATCCGTGCTCTTTTACCCATGGTAGGCACAAGTTAGTTAACATGCACCGAGAGAGAGAATCACCATTTTAGAGAGTAATTTCCTACACAATGTTAATCTGTCAAATTTCTATTTTGGAGTTTTGTACTCTtataataataaatatttaggATAAAAAAGAATACGTATTCTGAAATGTCTTGTTTCTAATGCGAACTTGAAAATGTGGAACAAAACTTGAAAGCTTTTAAAGGAGGTTTACTACTTGCCTGACGTCACCGTACtaggaaataataaaattatttgcTAACTAAAAAGCTAATATAAGAAAAATAAAGTTGTTTAAAATAATGACGTTCTTTAATTAAGAGGTCAAATAACGAGTACAAGGAAATAATAAGTTTATAAaagaataaatatttttttttctataaATTTTTATTGTTTTTAATTTATATGGCATTCGTTGTGAGACAAGATGTGATTGCTAAAAGATACACCATATGTACCAGTTGTCGCAATAGCGCACAGATAAACAAATCAGCAGGTAAAAATTATTTGATGGCTCTTCATCTCGAGAAATAGGCTCTCCCTCTCGAGAAGTATTGCTTATCAAAATTAAATTGAGCACCAAAGAACTGTTAAATCCCATGATAAACCATAGGAGACGCTTCATGCTAGGTAGTTAGAAACTTGAAATATAAACACAAATCAACAATATTGAAAGAGATATTAATGAGCAATATACCTCATAGGCTATTTTTTTAGGGTCAATGTCATCCAAAGTCTAGAAATtaatctctctctatatatataaatGAGGGCCAAAGAGTGCTGACATGACGCATCTCTTTGGCCAGCATTcatacttttcttttctttttttgaatttttagccTTTTTACAATTTTTTCCATTTATATGTGCTCTTTTAACAATAAAGAAAACGGATGCAACCGATTACGAAATGGCGCCACAATCGTAACGCTCCGACATATAATGATTAATTAATACAAGACAGAGATTAATCATACCATTAAGCCATATACATTCTCATCTCCTTTACTCTATTTTCTCTATATTTGTTTCAATTCACCACCACTTTTCATATTTAAGAAGTTCATGCTTATGCTCCGCTATCACATTTAGTTGAAACACAAATCAACGAATTCCTTTTTCTTCGACATGTGTTCTTTTTTGAAAGAACTGTTTTGTATCATTTCCTTACTTTACACGTAAAATATCTTCGCCTATGACTAATTGACTATGTAGTTTATCTTTGCTTCTTGTGTATTTTGTTAttgttgtcttttttttctttttcgcttatttccttaacttttttccttttttatttttgttgaaaaaatttATTACTCCATATTTTCTATTGCAGGACAAGATATTCAAAGTCACCAAATCACTTGGAATTATTGTGTTCACTGGAAGATTAAATACTCATTGTCAATCATCACGATGGCTATCTTCCGGCCTCATTTATCTTGGGTGTTTtatcttatttttggaaaaatttacTGTCATATGGATTAGCTGCCActaacttctttttttatttgtGGGTTTCAATATGTGGAATAAAGTGATGACTTTTTTTAAATATGGAATGTTAGAAAATGAGATGTCAATAAATACAGCGTGAACAAGATTAGTAAGGCAATttcaaaaaagggaaaaaactaattgatgaaagaaaagataaaatgcAGGGAATAAAGAATTGCATCCAAAACGTATGGCTGTCTTTTTGTAATTTCAGGTTTTGCTGAATAAGTGGTGGGTGAGGAAATAAACAGAAGAgaacgaggaagaagataaaaagGGAGAATAAAGAAGACTTTTCCTATTTACTTTGTGAATATAATGGTGGAATCaaataaatttgaaaagtttATATATAAAATTAAATTCAATATATTCAAAAGAATTAGTCACATTTTtagtaaattaatttattttaggtCATGATGTTGAATCATAAACCTTTCGGACTATCAACTCTCGTATTTAAAAGCCCCTATATTTATTCTTTGTTTATCTTAGCAAAATAAATACTTTTATATTTTTGTGGGGGCGCGGTTTTTGTGACATTTAAAATCGGAGAAAGTTATAGTAGTGAAAATCTTAAACTTTTTATGATAATAAACCGAAGATAGTTGACAACTCATCATATCTAAGCAGCGTTCCAATATGGTATGAATGTGGAGGAGAAAAACGGAAGAATGTGGGCAGAAGCTTTTATAATTGTAATAAACACAATAAATATTTGGCCGAAGTTATGAAGATGAAGAGTTGCATGGTTATGAAGGCGGGCTATATATAATAGCTTGTGGTTGTTGAGACATCACATGTTACATCCATGGAATTCCTCCAGACCCAACAACAATATAATATTTCACTAGGGAAAGGAGAGAAAACAAGCATAGGGAGCACAAAGATTTCATGGACGTGCTGTTTGACAATGAGTATAAATATGATTATCAGATTGACAACTTATTTGTGGCTGTTATCTTCTCATATTCTTTTACTGTAtaattatctttattttcatgtttCTTAGTCATTAATTTTTTGTCATGAAGATGATTGTTATTTAGCCAAGAGATCAACTGTTGCATTAACACAAGTTCAACATTACtgtcaagattttttttttttttttttttttgctttacaTATCTTTGATTAGATATGCTCAACATAAAACTTCCGTTATGTAATTCTAATTTCATACAAATATTTGTTGTTGAATTACTCCATTGAGTTTGGATTAGTGAGACGTACAATTGCCGTGGTATAGTTATTTAAACTATGTGAATATCTTTCTCCTATTTTTTTGTTGAGTTAACAAATATAATTTTAGGTGTTTGAGACGGAAAGAAGCATTCCAAGGAACTAACACGAGCTGATTTGTTTGGAGTTTCTCCTTGATCTTTAAGTAAGCAAATTTATCCTGATAATAACTTAATAATCCTAGAATTAAAGCTTTTCAATGTAATATAGCACAAGTGTATTTTTCGTTTTCGCAGGAGCGGAACACCCACCTGATATTGTAGTGTGAGCCTTGAAAGTACTCGAAGTTAGGCAATCAATATGAATTCCTTTAAATGGATCCCTCTTTCTTAATGACTCTTCTTAGGAGGATGAGTCGATGTCGGTCGATGATGTGAAAACACTTCCTGATGTCGAATTCCAAAAACCAGCGAGAGGTTCCCCACTCGATATTTAAGGTAGGCGCAAATAAAATATAACAAGTTACAAGCGAACAAAGCGGCAACATAGTTAAGATTAGTAATTTTAACAAGCCACATGAGCCTCATAGTGAAGAGAAAATTTGAACGATGAAGAAAGCGGATGAGTTGGCACAGAAAGATAGCTAGGAAGGCACGAGAGGAAGCAGAGTTACAATTTATGCAGAGGAAAGTAATGTGACCTTTCTAATAATAGTGGAAAGGAAATACGAGTACGTAACAGTAGTGGacatttgttttgttttgttttctttctatTTGTAGTTTCCGTACTTTTAAATTTTattctgttttttcttttcttttcatatttcttttttaaaaaatagataaAACTAGAATTTAAAAGGTTTTACTATCTAATGAACAAAAAAGTTAAGTACTTATATATACATGTAGTTAATATACTATGATTTAATTAAGAGAATCATGCACACATCCATCACGTATGATTAATATATATTTGAGATTTCAGCaatatataaaattatttttatattcatATGCTTGATAAATATTATTGTGactgaaaatataaaaatattattttaaatttGTTGATATTTCATATAACCACGCGAAGCGCGGATAGTTTGACTAGTTACATCATAAAAGGAAGAATTAGCATGTTCCAAAGTAATAACATATAGATGAATTCGTCCATCAATTGACTAAGGTGATGTAAAATCTCTATGAGATATTCAAAAATTCTGATTCACTCTTTTTTTTGGTAAATAAATGTTTTTTACCAATCGAAATATGTAcacaagaaaaaagaaataaactgCATGTTGGACATGATGCCCCAACATCAGGATCTACAAAGCCAACCATATCATCTCACAACTACACCATGGCTAACTACTACAACCACAAAGTTAAGGATAGAAATTTAATTGATCAAGTTTCCTAGCTAATCTTGCATGCATTGTTCCTCTACAACATATCTCTTGGATAATCTGTTTCATAATATGCTTCGGATCTGACTGCATACTTTGGAAAACTCGTTGgtttttttctttccaaatgtAGTACACACTCGCTGCAAGTGTCATTCTGTATATCTCTGCCTCGACTCTTCTTCCTCTTGCATAAACTTCAGCCCACTTTAGTTCCTCTTGCCAATCCATTACCATTCTGCTTATCCCTTGCCAAGCTAGGACCTTTTTCCAGATATAGGAAGACATATCACATTGAAAAAATAAGTGTGAAATACTTTCGTTTCTAGTATTACAGAGTGGACAAGCCAGTGGAACCTCCATTCCCCATTGTATTAGTTTATCTCTAGTAAGCAATTTTTCATGTGCCACAAGTCCTAATATGAATATCCATTTGGAAGCTCCTAAGTTATTATACACTAACTTCCTCCATGAAACCTTAGTAAAAACACCTCTCATTTTAGTGTACAACTTCCTAATAGAGAAGTTTGACAGTGATTGAAACTCATTACCATTTATTCCTGCTAGTTCAACATAGGTTTTGGCTTTTAAGATTTTTTGCACTACCTAGGATGCTTGTTTTGGTGCAACCTCCCATACTTGTCTTTCCTTTATATAATAGTTATGTACCCACGACCCATAGGCTATCCTTCTTGCTACATAAATTCCATAATAGTTTGCATATGACAGCTTTGTTCCAGCTGCAAATATTAAGGATATTCATACCTCCTGCTACCTGAGGATAGCAAACTCTATCCCATGCAAGCAAAGCCCTCTTTGATAGTTCAACTCCTCTGGTCCATAAGAATTTTCTACATGTTGCTTCAATTAGCTTAACTACCTTTGCAGGTAATACAAATATTTGTGACCAAAATACTTAGACCGAAATGAGAACATTCTTTATCAGCTGGACTCTTCCTGCATAAGAGAGGAATTTCGCTGTCCAACTTTGAATTCTTCCCATCATCTTTTCCAGCAAAGGTTGGCATTGAAGCACTGAGAGCCCCTTGGTGCTCAGGGGAATACCAAGATATCTTATTAGTAACTCTCCTTTAGTGAACCCAGTTAACTCCATGATTTGCTGTTGAACTGTTGCATCTACACCTCCAAAATAAATGGAGCTTTTGTCTCTATTAGCACTTAGTCCAGAAGTTGTTGAGAACTCCTGGAAACAATCAAATAGCATTTGAATAGACTTCACATTGCCCCTGCAAAATAGTAGTAAGTCATCAGCAAATCCCAGTTGTATAACGTTCATCTTCTCACACTTTGGATGATAATTAAAGTCAGGTTCATTCCCCAGACTCTTTAGTACTCTACTGAAATATTCCATCACTAGAACAAATAGAAATGGGGACATTGGGTCCCCCTGCCTTAACCCTTTCTTTGCGTTAAAAGGCTCTGTTGGTTGCCCATTGATAAGAATAGAGTAGGATATAGTTTTCAAGCATTCCATGATCCACTAAATAAATTGAGTAGGAAAGTTCAGTCCAAGCAAAACTTATTCTATGAATATCTACTCTACAGAGTCATATGCCTTTTGCATGTCCACTTTCAGCATACATCTTGGAGATATACCCTTCCTACCATATCCTTTCACCAGTTCATGGCTAAGGATTATGTTATCATTGATTAGTCTCCCAGGAACAAAAGCTGACTAACTTCTGTccaccaaagtatccatcaccTCTTGCATTCTCTTTGTAAGAATTTTCGACACAATCTTATATATTACCGAACAACATGAGATTGGCCTGTATTGCTTTATTGAAGAAGGGTTCTTGACTTTTGTATTAAAGTAACAGAAGTACAATTAACTGGTTTGTACATAACTCCAGTCTAAAAAAAATTAAGTATAGCATCTACTACCTCATTACCAATCACAGTCCAAgcttttttgaaaaaatatgcaTTGAAACCATCCACTCCTGGTGCTTTCATATCATTAATATCCTTAACAGCCATGTAAACTTCCTCTCTTGTGATAGGATTAATCAGTTGGAGTTGTTGGCTTCTATTCAGTTTAGGACCATTTGAAAAAACTGAGAGTTTTATTGCAGGTAATTGGGGTGCTGCTGTGCCAAGAAGCTATAAAATTTCAGGACCTCCTCATTGATATCATCTTCTGCTTGTAACATTACTCCATCTACTGTTACTAATATTTTGATCTGATTAATAGCACTTCTGTTTTTCATACAAGCACAAAAATAGGCACTATTAGAGTCCCTAAGCTTTAACCATTTCACCCTTCACTTCTGCTGAGCTATTATCTTGTCAATTTTCACCCATTTCTCTAAATCCATCTTTAGTGATTTTTCCTTATCAAACAAAGTAGGGTCATGCCCAGGAAGTCTCATTTGTTCTTGAGCCTCTTGTAAGTTGCTTCTGATGGTACTGATCCTCATATCTGTTGCATTATACTTTTCCTTATTAAGACGTTtcattttagtctttacattcTTTAGCTTTTGCCATATGCTTTTCAGAAAAACCTCGCTCATTGGTTCCCTCCAACCTTTTGCTACCTTATCCAGAAATTCTTGATGTTCAGTTAAATGgttcaaaaatttaaaaagtcTGGCTCTTCTTCCTCGATGATTATCAAAGATAATACTTAAGGGAGAGTGGTCTGAGAACCCAGGATCAAGTACTTTCACTTCTAGATGAGGTAGTCTTATCATCCAATCCCCATTTACCACTGCTCTATCAATTTTGCCGTTTATGTGGTTGTTGGTCCATGTGTATTTCTTCCCACCGTCTTCAGTTCAGTTAATTCCGTTTCAAATAAAAAATCAGTAAAATCTATAGTTTCCTGTTCTTGAATCTCTGCACCATTTAGTCTGTCATCCATATGAATTACTGCATTATAATCACCCATTAAAAGCCACAGTCCTTATTGTAAATTTTCTAGTTCTTTCAGATCTATCCACAAATTTCTTCTGCCACCCACACTGTGCAGTCCATAGATTGCAGTGAAGTAGAAGTCAATAATCTGATATTTAACTTGTCCATGGATATATTGATTAATCTATAAAACTATGATCCCATAGAATCCAGATCCTCCATCTATCTGAATTATAATTGGCATGCCAACTCCAACTAGGAACTATCTTCTTTATTATTTTCTCTGCATTCTGCTCCATCACTCTATGCTCCACTATAACTATTATTTTTACTCTATTACTATGTATAAACACTTTAATATCCTTTTGTTTGTACAACTTATTCAAGTCCCTGACATTCCAAGTGATCAAACTTATTTAGAAATAGGAGGTGGTGCAAGACTCTTCACTCCTCCACTCTGACTACTTTGTCCTCTATCCTTTGTGTTTCCAGGATCATTCTGCATAGGACACCCTTTTTTCGTTAATGTACTAAATCCATTAGTAACCTTAAGCAGCTCTTGCCCAATATTTGGACTTTGACCATGCTTTGTTGCATTCTTGCCCATTGCCATCTGCCAATTATTTTCTTGCTCTATTGTCTTCACTGTAGGCAATACTTCTTTATCTTTTTGTGTCACCTTTGTTGGATTGTCAACAACCCTTTGAGGTACAATCTGATTGTTAGCTTTAGCATGCCACACTTGTATCTGTTTCTTAGGTTTCTCCCTCTTCTTGTGTGTGTGCATTTTCTGAATGGTTTCATTAGGACATACATGTCCAATTTGTAAACATTTATTGCAGTAATCAGGCTGCCAATCGTACCAAATTTCCTGATCAAAGACTTCCCCACTTGGATCCTTCACTTTGATAGATTGAGGGAGAGGCTTGGTCACATCCATCTCAACCAGAACTCTAGCGAAAGAAATTCTCTCTATCTTAGAAGTACACTAGTCAGCATATATAGGATTTCCCAATACACTACTGATTCGACTAAGCGACTTCATGCACCAACAGTTTAGAGGTAAGTTTGGGAACTGGATTCACAATGGTATTGTACTCAAAATTTCATCATTAAAATCAAAATTAGCCTCCCAAGCCTTGATTATTATTGGTCTATTGTTGAAAGTGTGTGGTCTAGAAAAAATTACCTCATTCCTATCTTCCATTGTGTTGAATTTGATAACAAAGTAGCCCTCGTTGTGGTAGTAGATCTTAGGTTTTGCCACAAAATTCCATTGAGCTTTGATGAATCTTTCTAAAGCTCCTATAGTAGGAGAGTCTCCTACCACATAAAGGATCACTGATGTCTTCCACTTCTCTGTCTCCTTATCCACATCTTCATTCCTCAATTGTACAATCTTTTCACCATCCTCAATAAGAGGAgctatatattttaaattcataCCCCTAGCAGCCAACCTATTGCTGGCAAATAGATTTGCCCACTTCTGCTCCTTTTCCTCTGTAGTTTGCATCACCAGTTTTCGATTAGCACCTGTATTCTCATTCAATTGACGGACCTCCTGTTCCTTCTCATTGCTCTTCCTTAGATTCATAGAACTAGTAGTTGTAGAATTAGGGACTGAAATTTGCTTATCCAAACTCTGCATATCGCCCTCCATCCggtcctcccccccccccccgactcTCACATTTGTCTTCCCAACATTCATTGATGTATTGTTCTTAGTATTTGTCACTAAACCTGCTTCTCCAAACAAAGATTGGTGCTAATCGGTGGTGTCCTCATCGCATCTGGGCTCGAAATTTTCATATTAGGAACCCTAGTTTCCTCGGGCTCAACTTCGTCAATTTCCTCTGATATAGGCCTTCGATTGATCTTCTTCGTTTTCCAATCTGATAGATGAATTTTGTTTACTGCTTTCCCTTGGCCATTTCCGGCAGGAAGCGCACGTTAGAAGCACTCTATCGTGCGCCTTGATTCACTCTGTTAACAAGGAATCAGATTGTATACCAAATATTAGTGTTCGAGGATTTCAGATTTTTAGAAGCAGTCGGCGGATAAAAAGAATTTCAAGAGTAAAGGAGATCTATGCATATCGTGGTATTAACGCAACATTAGTTAAaggttttcttaattaaaaaaaaaaaagaagaagatgcaaTCCAAAAGTAGAACAAAGAATGTTTCTTCCAAAATTCAAAGGTTTAATAGTCATAACAGCTTGAAGGGTAGAAATTTGATTTTCAATGAAGGGATATTTAAGAATTTACACCCACTACGACTCCTATTCTGCTAAATGATACAATTCGATAAatatactacaaaaaaaaaagatttatttATCTTAACACTCTCAAATTGATTAAAGACGATTCACCACAGCCATGAAACAAAAactaaacataaaataccatagtgggatataaaatatataaaattaaaatctAAAAATGATATATCCGCCAAAACCATACCAGATATACCAACATGTAGCATAAATCCTAGAAACAGTAAAACAAAAACTAAGTAACCAAATTATTAACTAAAGCTTCAAATATCACATGATATCAAGCCAAAAACCAAACCAGTACAATGTCAATAAAGCAAAACGGTAGAGAAAACAATAGAGTTGTAGCTAGACACAGTTTAGGTTAGTTGTTAATTAAGGTGCTTTTATACATGTGCTTTTCTAATTTAAGTAggattttatttatttgtttccttGATTACGAAAGGAATGTTTTCCGATTTCATAGGAACGAATTTTTAATAGATGTGCTTTTAATAATTATACAAGGAAATAATTAAGTTTTCAAAGATTAATTATATAACTTTGAATGCACTCTTCAATTAATCTCTCATAATGGCACTGATTTTTCCTATTTAGTGCAATCGTCAATTCTACATCTCttagcattttcataaacaaaaagaTTTAATAAGAATtttctaaatattaggacttgttatatagttcaaataaggaaagaaagttttagttgatttcaacttactatatattagaaaaataatcaaatgactattttgtctgtGTGAACTATATTTCTAAGaaggtaaaaaagacgaacaacatttcgctaaggaccttcatacttttaatatagtactagtcaTTATGTACGTGTGTTGCACGTAAAATGTTTAGTCAAAACTCTTATGTGAAAGAACAACTAACTAAATTTATCAATAAATTATTTTCAAGATGAAATGATCATTATAGAGTAATTGACGTGATAAAAATACGACAATCATTTTGAATCTAGAAATTAATGGTATTACATAAACAGAACACTTGAATTCAAAATGATATCGTCTTAACTTACAAAGATGATAAATTTACTTAAGTCTCATCTGCATTATTAGAACCACTTTATTGTCATGTAAAAGAAAGATATTCATAGAAACTTGCCCCTATATTTTTTCCTTTAAATTAGAttttatatattaaaaattattatttaatgatttttattaattaatattttaaaattaactcaattatttgaattatgtagtaACTCATAATATTTAGGAACATAAAGTAGTTATAAAAGATATCtaacttaatttagttttaaCTTTATATGAACTAATATAAATTAAGATTTTAAAGGGTTGTAAGATTTTTTTACTTAACTTAAAATGTTATAAATGTTTTTAGAGCTTAatactaaatttttcctttatatTTGTAAAAATTTAAGATCCCTAAATTAATTTTAAGAAAATCCCTTCTCCAAATAGAACTCAAAATTCTCACGTTCCAGAATTGTCGTACTGGATGGAAATTATGCATATAGACTCTTCCTTTTTCAATTACAATACATCGTGAGGAAGAATCTTGTACTAGAAACGATTTGGTT encodes the following:
- the LOC104229669 gene encoding histone H2AX-like gives rise to the protein MSSTGETKSVGGRGKAKGSKKSVSRSQKAGLQFPVGRIARYLKKGRYAQRLGSGSPIYLSAVLEYLAAEVLELAGNAARDNKKTRIIPRHIQLAVRNDEELSKLLGKVTIANGGVLPKIHPNLLPNKNGKGKPEVGTQSQEF